Genomic segment of Longimicrobium sp.:
CGCGGTCTGCCCCTGCACGGCCACCTTCATGGCCCCGGCGTACTCGTCGGCCCGCTCGCGGTCGCCCAGCAGCGCGTACGCTTCGCTGACGATTCCCAGGGTGGCCGGGTCCAGCACGGTCGCCGTCGCCTGCTCGCCCAGCTCGGCCGCCTTCGCGTACCGGCCGCGCGCCAGCTCCAGCCGCGCCAGGGCCGAAAGCAGCCGGTAGTCGCCGGGGGCAATCACCAGCCCGGAGCGGAAGGCGCTCTCGGCCGCGTTCACCTCGCCCGCGCGAAGCTCCACGTCGCCCAGGCGCAGGTAGTACCAGGCCACCTGCTCGCCCGTGAAGTCGGTGCGGTACAGCGCCTGGCGCAGCGAGGCGGCGAAGATGGCGCGCGCCTCGTCCGGGCGGCCGTGCAGCTCGGCCCAGCGGGCCAGGCGCGGGGCCACGGCCAGGTTGTCGGCGTGCTGGCGGATGGTGCCGAAGGTGACCTCGGCCGCCGCGTAGTCGCCCACCTCCCTCTGCAGCTCGCCCAGCAGCGCGCGATGCGCCGGGTCTTCGGGCCAGATGCGCACCAGCTCGCGGGCGATCGTCATCGCCTCGGCGAAGCGGTGCTGCGCCAGCAGGCTGGCGGCAAGCTGCCGGAAGGCCTTGGCGTTGGAGCGGCTGCGCAGCTTCAGCGACGCGCGGGCTAGCGCCTCGGCCTTCAGCACGTCGCCGAACTCGCCCGTTTCGCGCGAGCGCTGCAGGTACAGCCCGGCCAGGTTGGCCTGGTCGGATGCGCTCCGCGGGTCGGCTTCCAGGCGCAGGTTGTAGAACGCCATCGCCTTCTCGGTCTCCGCCGCCTGCGCCTCGGCCGACGGGTACAGCCCGGCCAGCGACTCGGCCGCCATCGCGTCGCGCGGCGCGGCCTTGCCGCCCAGGGCGGCGCCGACCGCGGCGAAAGCGCCGAGCGCCAGGACGGCGGCGGCGACGGGCGAGAGACCGGGCTTCATGGGCATCGTGCGCATCCTTCTCTTCAGCAAAAGCGGCTCTTCAGAA
This window contains:
- a CDS encoding tetratricopeptide repeat protein, with translation MPMKPGLSPVAAAVLALGAFAAVGAALGGKAAPRDAMAAESLAGLYPSAEAQAAETEKAMAFYNLRLEADPRSASDQANLAGLYLQRSRETGEFGDVLKAEALARASLKLRSRSNAKAFRQLAASLLAQHRFAEAMTIARELVRIWPEDPAHRALLGELQREVGDYAAAEVTFGTIRQHADNLAVAPRLARWAELHGRPDEARAIFAASLRQALYRTDFTGEQVAWYYLRLGDVELRAGEVNAAESAFRSGLVIAPGDYRLLSALARLELARGRYAKAAELGEQATATVLDPATLGIVSEAYALLGDRERADEYAGAMKVAVQGQTA